In the Borrelia turicatae 91E135 genome, one interval contains:
- a CDS encoding PTS transporter subunit EIIB → MTNMNKETIKTSEHILECFGGIANIKQVDKDLTRIKILVDSNSLVKRENLTEDHNIIGAIKSNEFTEIVMNFEIIDDVYSNIVYMMNKKIQ, encoded by the coding sequence ATGACAAACATGAATAAAGAAACAATAAAAACATCAGAACACATTTTAGAATGCTTTGGGGGCATTGCAAATATCAAACAAGTAGACAAAGATCTAACTAGAATAAAAATATTAGTTGACAGCAATTCTCTAGTTAAGAGAGAAAATTTAACAGAAGATCACAATATTATAGGAGCAATTAAGTCAAATGAATTCACAGAAATTGTAATGAACTTTGAAATAATTGATGACGTCTATAGCAATATCGTATATATGATGAACAAAAAAATACAATAG
- a CDS encoding NAD(P)H-dependent glycerol-3-phosphate dehydrogenase encodes MKISIVGAGAWGTAIAKVLSDKFKDNVLIWSFEEDVRDSINNDHENVKYLKDIKLADNLVASSDLHDVVDQADYVFVVTPSLYTLNVLNKLKGMYTTKKFNLAILTKGFITIDGRPCTIIDVAESILSDYKDEITYIAGPSHAEEVGLGIITGLVAASKNRANAFEFINLFSDTSISMFYSDDILGVQIASALKNIFAIAFGILDEYKIENPNLIGNNTESFLFSVSLNDMKNIAFKLGSCNAETFLFLAGSGDLDVTCRSIFGRNRRFGREIVSKNILEGLAGINDLINNIHKIGYLPEGVIAANEVALLFKCLGSDSSYHNLASIVYKILNKELRPEAVIDYIRNFKV; translated from the coding sequence ATGAAAATATCTATAGTAGGAGCAGGGGCTTGGGGAACTGCTATTGCTAAGGTTTTGTCGGATAAATTTAAAGATAATGTTTTAATATGGTCTTTTGAAGAAGATGTTAGAGATAGCATTAATAATGATCATGAAAATGTCAAGTATTTAAAGGATATTAAATTAGCAGATAATTTGGTTGCAAGTTCTGATTTGCATGATGTTGTAGATCAAGCCGATTATGTTTTTGTTGTGACACCTTCTCTTTATACTTTAAATGTTTTGAATAAATTGAAAGGTATGTACACTACTAAAAAGTTTAATTTGGCAATACTTACAAAAGGTTTTATAACAATTGATGGGAGGCCTTGTACGATTATAGATGTTGCAGAGAGTATTTTAAGTGACTATAAAGATGAAATTACCTATATTGCAGGGCCAAGTCATGCTGAAGAAGTTGGACTTGGAATTATTACAGGACTTGTTGCTGCCAGTAAGAATAGAGCCAATGCTTTTGAATTTATTAATTTATTTAGTGATACTTCTATTTCTATGTTTTATAGTGATGATATTCTTGGGGTTCAAATAGCATCGGCTTTGAAAAATATATTTGCCATTGCATTTGGAATTTTGGATGAGTATAAAATTGAAAATCCAAATTTAATAGGCAATAACACGGAGTCTTTTTTATTCTCAGTTTCTTTAAATGACATGAAAAATATTGCGTTTAAGCTTGGTTCTTGCAATGCGGAAACATTTTTATTTTTAGCTGGTTCTGGGGATTTAGATGTTACTTGTAGAAGTATTTTTGGAAGAAATAGACGATTTGGTCGTGAAATTGTTAGTAAAAATATCTTAGAAGGTTTGGCTGGTATAAATGATTTGATAAATAATATTCATAAAATTGGTTATTTGCCAGAGGGAGTAATTGCTGCTAATGAAGTTGCTTTGCTTTTTAAATGTTTAGGTAGTGATTCAAGTTATCATAATTTAGCGAGCATAGTGTATAAAATTTTAAATAAAGAATTAAGACCTGAAGCTGTCATTGATTATATAAGAAATTTTAAAGTTTAG